The nucleotide window TTGATACCCCATCGCAGTCTCCTTTTCTGTTCACATCATATGTGCTGGGTATGCACTTTGCCACTAGCACTTGGCATATTTTCACTTGATAACACTTGCAAGAGTGATACCAGAATGTCAGGACGGAAGATGATGTTTGCTGTGATGGCTACCATGATGGCGACGCCTATGCCTTAGCATTCATGATGGGCATCCATACCATTGTGTGATGAATGATGGATTGGGTTTCCCCGGTTAAATATGGCAGTATAATGCTGTAAAACATTTGGAATCTCACATCTATATTGTATCATGGAACATCACGGACTGGCCTGTGCTGGGAAAATAGCTGCATGGCTCTCTTATACAAGGTGTAAATACCCCTAAATTCCCCCCtgaacaacaaccatcaacaaactGTGCCACCATGGAAACACTGACCTGTCCCTCAGTCGATATAGATTGCAGGATTGTACATATGCCAGCGCGCAAACAACATTTCATCATACCCATCACCGACACCTTCAGATACCATTCTTAGTACTCTCATTAGGTGATCTCTTTTCAGCTGCTGCCACAAAGGACTTTTATACCAGCAGGCTCCCATTCACCGCTTAATCATACTCAAACATACCACATCGCTACCAATGTATGAAAAGCTGAGCTGGCAACCCTTCCTGGTTAGGTAGCCTATGATATGTTCGCTGTATCTTTTGTATAACTGAATCTGTTTTTGACTTTCTTTGATTGATTTCCCTAGCCAAAACAGAATGTGACTTTTGCAGCAAGCAGTCGGACTGGGTGACGCACCGGAGGGCAAGGCATCATACGACACAACATATTTCCACTTGAGATCTCCCATCGCAATTTTTTCTTCACTTGTCCTTTGATTGCATCTCAATAAACATTTCTTACCAACATCACGAGCGAAGCATAGCGACATCTCGGGCAACAAACACATTCTCGCCGTTGCTACAGCAACCCTCAGGGGCTCCCATGAAAGCATGATAGCAATCTAAGACTTGATTTTAGCCTAGTACACTAAACTACTACCGAACCCATCGAGCGGAGATTACAAGAAATCTATTCCCTTCAtctcaacaaacccccaTTTTCACATTCCACTCCGGCCTCaactcttttctctctctgtaAACCCCTCAAGAGCAAATTTACTCACGTGATAAAACGCACTGCCAGGGGCGGTAAGCCGGCCGCCGATGGAGATTATATTCAAaatcaccccccccccccctctccccccccttttaccACTAGACTGCCGCACTTGTCGAACCGCATGTAAGGTTAGTATTGCTGTGGACCCCAGAAGTTTGTCTGGAATTGGTCTTGGGcaagggagaggttggcgcgggagaggaggatggactCGCTGTCCCCGGTGAGGAGGTAGCCTCGCGTTGTTGATTACGATGTCCAAGGCGCCAAAatgggtgagggtggtggatatggcgggggtgatggttgagaGAGTGTGTTCGAGGTTTGCTGATTGTGATGGGGTGATGTGACAATGtgcgggaggggagagaggttgatggcggtttatatagatgatgatgaagatgatgaaggggggggagggggagggggaagctTCGATGGCAGTGGGACTGCTATCGATGGACGGCGATGGTATAATTACCCATGCTACCAGCAACATATTCTTGTTGTCTCAATGACAGGCCGTACAGCAGGTAAGATATTCCATTGTGTCATATGGCAGTCTCTCAATATGGCGACCCACAGTAAGCAATACCTATCGTAGCATCACAACCTTAACTCCAGCATTCTAACCCGCAGCCGAAGCGGACGCTAGCGGACCGGGTTTAACGTGTTACCATCACCCGCCATCGCCATAGCCATAGCCATAGCCGACACAATACCACTTGATCATCATAGGCCTGTAAATCTCAAATCAAATCTTCCATTGCGGTGCAAACATGCCTATCGTTCGATCACCTCTCAACTTTAATCCCATCCGACTCAGGAGGCCCAACATAAACTACCAAAATCATCAGCACCCACTCATCATCAGACCCCAAAGAATGAACTCACCTTGCCTCGCATATATCCCATACCAAACCGCACTCAACACCATAAACCCCATAAACACCACAATCGCATAATTCATCGTCACCTCATCCACCGGCAACACCTGCGGCATCGAAAACAGCACCGTCTCAAACAGAATCCACAACACGGCAATCAcattcaccacccacccaaccttCGCCCCCATCGTCCACCGCGCGGCATTTACCTCCCTCCGGCGATGCCACATGCTGATCGAGATCGGAATCGCATACGATACGGCAAGTGATATCACGCCCACAGAGACAAACGCCAAGAAGGCAGACGACGACCCAAGGTTGATCAGCCCGAGCAGCATCTGAACAACTGTCGTCAGCGCCAGAGCCCAGATGGGCACCCCGCGGCGGGCATCAACCCTGCTCCAGAGTCTCGAGACAGGTATGGCCTTGTCGCGGGCGAACGCCCAGGTGCAACGCGACGCGGCGacggtgatggagatggagcaaAAGAACGTGATGATCAGGACGAGGATGCTCAGTCCCAAGCCCCCAGCGGGGGAGCCCATGACAGCAGCAAAGATGTAAGGCAAAGCCTGGGCGACGGGGGCGTCGAGAATGTATTCCAAGGCCGGCATGGTGGCGCATATAGGGATGATCTACACCCGTGGTCAGCAACTCTCTCTCACGGACGAAAGGAATAGCAAGACATACGAAGAAAagcccagcaacccccccaactGGCACACAAAGCGCAATCGCCCTCGGCAGCTTGACCGCCGGATCATCACACTCCtccgccatggccgacaCCATCCCAATGGCACTAAACGTATACGCCGCCGGCAACACCCcgatgaagaagctgaaacccccccacccactcAAACTGGTATCATACCCCCCCAACGTCTTCCCCACCTCattcctccccacctccgcctTGGCAGATAAACAAACAAGCGTCACCAAAATCGCCACGGCAGTAAACGCCGCGCAGGCGGTATCAACCGCCGGCAGCAACCTATTCCCGTAAGCGCATATCAAAAACGTTATACCGCAGATCGCGTAGAAGATGAGCAGCAACTGCCACGGCTCAATGATAAAATCAGGGTGGTACAGCGCCACGCaggcggcgatgagggaggcAAACCCAAAGTTGACCGAGAGAGTAATTGTCCAGTTGCCTATCAGCCAGGTCCATCCTGTGACGAAAGAGAGGACGGTGCGGAAGCGGGGAGGGGCGAGTTGGAAGGACCAGTAGTAGGGGCCTGCTGAGGTGGGATAGCGGGAGGCGAGCTCGCCCagggagagggcgatgcACTCGTCTACGATCAGAACTAAGATCCAGCCCAGGAACATGGGGAGTTGGCCTGGTTTTGTTAGTTATTATCATTTGTTTTGTAGGCAAGGAAAGGACTCGCCCCCGCCGTAGATGGCGCTGATGAGGGGACCCCCGAAGCCGTAGGGAATCTAGAGTtcaaatcatcatcagtCTCCTCTTTACCTTGCCCAGCATGGCGATGATCATACAGCAGCAATAGCCAAGCTCTGAAACAACAGCGTAAACATTGACCGGTTCCGCTTCAGCTCAGGCTTGTACCCCAGCAGATTGATGATGTCCGTCTCGGGGGTGGAGTTTCCCAACTGCGCCTCGACAGCCCCATTGCCCGCGGGCGGCTTCTTTTCCATGTCTGCCATTTCTAGAGGTGAGTGATTCGGTACGGGCCGAGAAGCTACACTAGGCAGTGTACATGCAGGGCCAAGACGGATGGAGGGTATTCTTGGCAgtagcggtggtggtagatTGCAGTAGACAACGAGATATGAGTGCTCGGAAAGAAAGGCCTTGGCGGAGGGTTTTATATGCAAGATTCCACGGCAGCGAGTGAACCAGTacagggggggggttggttccCTCGCTAGGATGGAGGTCTCACAAGCTGTGTGCCGGATCACCAACCAGCTGCCCCGCGTGCATCATCGGGTCGATAGTCTGGGATGGGGAAGCAACGACATATTGCCTGGGAAGGGGCGTGATAGGCTGAGGATGGTgtgtcatggtggtggttgtacACGACGGCGCAGGGGGCTCAGAgaatgatggatggatgcaGATCTGGGGGATTCCGATGTTTTATTAGCTGACCGAGTAGGTGTGGTAGTGAGAATGCTTTGTCTGGAGCTGTAAATGGACAAATTGATCAACATCGGGAAGTCCATCCGGCGCTAATCCCCATCGAGCAAAAAAgtacaaccaaccaaccaaccacttACACATGCATAGCACCACGGCGTTGCATCGGAAGCTTTTGTTCCCCTTATCTCCACCGTAGCTCTTAtcagaggggggggggcggtttGTATGTACATAAATGTCTTATCAACAGGTATCACAAcgcatcatctcctccccaacccaacccaaccccgcTCTTTGGGGAGCTGTATACCACTTTCAGAAATAAttgggagaaaaaaagaggaaaatgaacccaaaagaagaaagtgATTACCGAGGTCGTGGTTTTgtagaggaggggggggggaagagggcgcGGATGGCCGGATGGGTACATAAATATTGATCCTACCTACCTTCGCAACCAACAGCATGATATCGACCATCTGCGTGCGGTATTGTTGGTTCTCAGAGGGTAATTTTCTTATCTTTTTCGACATTGGGAAGATATTTCTTGCTTG belongs to Podospora bellae-mahoneyi strain CBS 112042 chromosome 6, whole genome shotgun sequence and includes:
- the TPO5_1 gene encoding polyamine transporter tpo5 (COG:E; EggNog:ENOG503NWJI) produces the protein MFLGWILVLIVDECIALSLGELASRYPTSAGPYYWSFQLAPPRFRTVLSFVTGWTWLIGNWTITLSVNFGFASLIAACVALYHPDFIIEPWQLLLIFYAICGITFLICAYGNRLLPAVDTACAAFTAVAILVTLVCLSAKAEVGRNEVGKTLGGYDTSLSGWGGFSFFIGVLPAAYTFSAIGMVSAMAEECDDPAVKLPRAIALCVPVGGVAGLFFIIPICATMPALEYILDAPVAQALPYIFAAVMGSPAGGLGLSILVLIITFFCSISITVAASRCTWAFARDKAIPVSRLWSRVDARRGVPIWALALTTVVQMLLGLINLGSSSAFLAFVSVGVISLAVSYAIPISISMWHRRREVNAARWTMGAKVGWVVNVIAVLWILFETVLFSMPQVLPVDEVTMNYAIVVFMGFMVLSAVWYGIYARQVYVGPPESDGIKVER
- a CDS encoding hypothetical protein (COG:E; EggNog:ENOG503P0VT) codes for the protein MADMEKKPPAGNGAVEAQLGNSTPETDIINLLGYKPELKRNRSMFTLLFQSLAIAAIPYGFGGPLISAIYGGGESFPCLQNK